The Halanaerobium praevalens DSM 2228 genome contains a region encoding:
- a CDS encoding plasmid pRiA4b ORF-3 family protein — translation MLIQATNKLRDELNLEELEQKERPSLFSWHANFFRLNRRKTVVLVNDATDYTVILYGMKKNGFNNFQERVKLGIRMAFEREGIKASLIEKYLNQFEDFCYQKAKDRSHIARMNNSCKFAKRFADRFNENEIYQSRIAKKVNNMPRKNDNKDYFYPDEFLQQKLAEYFGEEDIIQTKAAVLKVELELGEYQAWRKVIVPLNYTFRELHNILQQLYNWQDYHLHDFFIYSKEKDATKNWNHDEYHKDGYKAILSLAMNQENFEYNRDQLNFAAEDFEQAVENEVKLKDVLPARIKYIYDYGDNWHHYLETVEIIDDYNKNTPSFLEGEGTAPPEDVGGFSEFMRIISNPDDEEYESMVEWAESQRFEEYNPEIIKTDLRLYVN, via the coding sequence ATGCTGATTCAGGCAACAAATAAATTAAGAGATGAATTAAACTTAGAAGAACTTGAGCAAAAAGAAAGACCATCTTTATTTTCCTGGCATGCTAATTTTTTTAGATTAAACCGCCGTAAAACAGTTGTCTTAGTTAATGATGCTACTGATTATACAGTGATTTTGTATGGAATGAAAAAAAATGGTTTTAATAATTTTCAGGAGCGAGTCAAACTAGGAATAAGAATGGCTTTTGAGCGAGAGGGAATTAAAGCAAGTTTAATTGAAAAATATTTAAATCAATTTGAAGATTTTTGCTATCAGAAAGCAAAAGATAGAAGTCATATAGCGAGAATGAATAATTCCTGTAAATTTGCTAAAAGATTTGCTGATAGATTTAATGAAAATGAAATTTATCAGTCGCGAATCGCAAAAAAAGTTAATAATATGCCCCGCAAAAATGATAATAAGGATTACTTTTATCCGGATGAATTTTTACAGCAAAAGTTAGCAGAATATTTTGGCGAAGAAGATATAATTCAGACCAAGGCTGCAGTTTTGAAAGTTGAATTAGAATTGGGTGAATATCAAGCCTGGAGAAAGGTTATAGTTCCTCTAAACTATACATTTAGAGAACTGCATAATATTCTTCAACAGCTATATAACTGGCAGGATTATCACCTGCATGATTTCTTTATTTACAGTAAAGAAAAAGATGCTACAAAAAATTGGAACCATGACGAATATCATAAAGATGGTTATAAGGCTATTTTGAGCCTGGCTATGAATCAGGAAAACTTTGAATATAATAGAGATCAGTTAAACTTTGCCGCTGAAGATTTTGAACAGGCAGTAGAAAACGAAGTTAAACTGAAAGACGTTCTACCTGCTAGGATCAAGTATATTTATGATTATGGTGATAACTGGCATCATTATCTAGAGACAGTAGAAATTATAGATGACTATAATAAGAATACTCCAAGCTTTTTAGAAGGAGAGGGAACAGCTCCCCCAGAAGATGTAGGTGGTTTTAGTGAATTCATGCGAATTATCTCTAATCCTGATGATGAAGAATATGAATCTATGGTGGAGTGGGCTGAAAGTCAGAGATTTGAAGAATATAATCCAGAAATTATAAAAACTGATTTGAGACTTTATGTAAATTAA
- a CDS encoding YbhB/YbcL family Raf kinase inhibitor-like protein gives MEEDLVIKSSFEDGGYIPEEYTADGKDISPPVIIENVLPEAETLAIIVDDPDAPGGAFTHWLIWNISADVKEILKNIEKKEKAKGLNGALQGKNDFNNLGYMGPAPPSGVHTYRFFIYALDAELNLKAGADKETLLNSMEGHVLQKAVLKGEYTR, from the coding sequence ATGGAAGAAGATTTAGTTATTAAATCTTCTTTTGAAGATGGTGGCTATATTCCAGAAGAATATACAGCCGATGGAAAGGATATTTCTCCTCCAGTAATTATTGAAAATGTACTGCCAGAAGCTGAAACTCTAGCTATTATTGTCGATGATCCAGATGCTCCTGGAGGTGCTTTTACCCACTGGCTGATCTGGAATATTTCAGCAGATGTTAAAGAAATTTTAAAAAATATTGAAAAGAAGGAAAAAGCAAAAGGACTAAATGGAGCCTTACAGGGTAAAAATGATTTTAACAACTTAGGTTATATGGGACCTGCTCCACCTAGTGGAGTTCATACCTACAGATTCTTTATCTATGCTCTTGATGCTGAACTTAATTTAAAAGCTGGAGCTGATAAAGAAACACTTCTGAACTCAATGGAAGGCCATGTTCTACAGAAAGCTGTTTTAAAAGGTGAATATACACGCTAA
- a CDS encoding C-GCAxxG-C-C family (seleno)protein: MIKGGFSILDKEKEAFLESVYQSAFDYERDYGYCTQAVIAALDDHFKKIDKEVIKAIHPLAGGGALVGDGTCGALVGAMAAIGCYFGRSKKEFENNSEDWRFSSKLAKKVREKFVEEFGSVICNDVQKEKFGRGYDLWDSEDNKAFNEAGAHEDKCPDVTGKAAEFTAEILLEEGIETAHS, encoded by the coding sequence ATAATTAAAGGAGGTTTTTCTATTTTAGATAAAGAAAAAGAAGCTTTTTTAGAAAGTGTATACCAGTCGGCTTTTGATTATGAAAGAGATTATGGCTATTGTACTCAGGCAGTTATAGCTGCACTTGATGATCATTTTAAGAAAATTGATAAGGAAGTCATTAAAGCTATACATCCTCTAGCAGGTGGTGGAGCTTTAGTAGGTGATGGTACTTGCGGAGCATTAGTTGGAGCTATGGCGGCTATAGGCTGCTATTTTGGTAGAAGTAAAAAAGAATTTGAAAATAATTCTGAAGACTGGAGATTTTCATCTAAGTTAGCAAAAAAAGTAAGGGAAAAATTTGTTGAAGAATTTGGCAGTGTTATTTGTAATGATGTTCAGAAAGAAAAATTTGGGAGAGGTTATGACTTATGGGATTCAGAAGATAATAAAGCATTTAACGAAGCAGGTGCTCATGAGGATAAATGTCCTGATGTAACAGGAAAAGCAGCTGAATTCACTGCAGAAATATTGCTGGAAGAAGGTATTGAAACAGCTCATAGTTAA